Genomic DNA from Deltaproteobacteria bacterium RIFCSPHIGHO2_02_FULL_44_16:
CCCGCCAGACCCTACAGCCGTAATATCATCATCTGGCTCCAAGACATCCCCATTTCCAGAAATCGTAAATGTTTTATCTCGGTCAGCCACAATCATCATGGCCTCAAGTTTGCGCAAGACTCGATCGGTTCTCCAATCCTTCGCAAGTTCAACTGCAGCGCGAGTGAGATTTCCACGATGTTCATCAAGTTTTGCTTCAAAACGTTCAAAGAGCGTAAAAGCATCTGCGCTCGAACCTGCGAACCCTGCTAATACTTTTCCCGAAAGCATGGTGCGAACTTTTTTAGCACCGTGCTTAATGACGGTTGATCCGAAACTGACCTGACCATCGCCTGCCATCGCAACATGATTTTGTCGTCGGACACATACAATTGTGGTCGCGTGAAACATTTTTTACCTCGACTATTGACAATGGACCACTGACCATTGACCAGGTTGAATAAAAAAGTCCATAGTCCATCGTCAATGGTCCATGGTCACCATTACGCTTTCGGGTGGGACTTATCATATACTTCGATCATCTGATCAATACCAACATGCGTATATTTTTGTGTGGTGGAGAGACTCGAGTGTCCCAAGAGTTCTTGAATCCCACGCATATCTGCGCCAGCTCCGAGCAAATGGGTTGCAAAGGTGTGACGCAACACATGAGGCGTCACCGATTTTTGAATTCCACTTCTTTTCAAATATTTGAAAAGCATTCTTTCCACACTTCGAACCGAAAGTCTTCCTCCTTGTCGATTTAAAAAAACAGCCTTGAAATCACGATCGCTCGTAAATGCAGATCGCTTTTCAAAATAGAGGTGAAGAGCGTCAGCTGCTTTTTGGCCAACGGGAACAATTCGTTCTTTTTTCCCTTTTCCTAAAACACGAAGACTTCTTTCCGAAAGATCGATATTAGCAATATTTAATCCCACTAATTCACTCACGCGAATCCCTGAAGAATAAAAGAGCTCCAGAATCGCACGATCACGAGATCCCATGGGTGTCAGATTGTCAGGGACATCTAACAAAAGCATCATTTCATCGACAGTTAAAAATTTTGGAATTCTTTTGGGAATGCGTGGCGTGGCTACTTCTTTTGCCGGATTTTCCTGCATCCAACCACGACGTTGGCAATAGCGAAAAAAAGTTCGAAGAGTCGCGAGTTTTCGCGCCACCGACGACGCTTGTTTCTCTTTTAAAAGATCGGCCAAATACTGACGGACCGTATCGACATGGATATCGGCAATCTTCTCTTTTCCTTGAGTTTTTAAAAAAGCAAAAAATTGCTGCACATCGGCCAGATAGTTTTTATGCGTATGCTCCGAGAGCTGACGTTCATCTTTTATATATGAAGAAAAGGCGAGAAGAACTTCGGAAAGAGAGGGAAGCTTTGAACTCATAAAATGGTGCTAGCCTTTAAAAGAAAGAAGTGCAACGAGTTTATCGTCGCATAATATTGCGAGGCAGGAACATGAGGAAGAGAGCTAAAAGGTATAAAAAATAAGGAGAAATTGACTTTTGAACTCCCTCTGAAAGGCTGCAAGAAGGTCCGCCCACTCCCTCTCGAACCCAGTTTGGGAGCACGGGAACTTCATCTACGTGTTCGTTATCTGCAGGAGCAAGATTGCCTCCTCCTCCGCCACCTCCAAAGTTTCCTGCTCCCGTGGTCTTCGTGGAGCATGAGAGAGCTTGAGGATCAAAAACGTCCGGAATGCCATTCTCATTCTGATCATTCTCCCCCTCTTCTTTGTCAGAGCAACCGTCATGATCAGAATCATCATCGCGTGCATTGGGAATCGTATCACAATCAATATCATCAACTGAGGTAGGCCGCAGACAATTTCCACTTCCGACAATTTTTTTGATGTCAAAATCGGGAAATCCATCGCGATCAAAATCACCATTATTTTCGATTCCATCCTCAAGACCATCGGCATCGCTATCGAGGTGAGAGGGATCCGATTCATCACGAGCGACCCAGCCGTTTCCATCACGATCTTCTTCGCCATCGGATAAACCGTCTCCATCAGAATCAGTATTCAGCGGATCCATCTCCTTGGGCCTCGCGTAATTTGTGCCACCCGGAGCAAGACCATGACATCCTGATTCTCCTTTTGGAGAGATGATCTGAAGCTCTACTCCATCAGACAGGCCATCTTCATCTGAATCGCATTGCTCAGGAGAGGTTCCCCTGCGGATTTCTTCAGCATCTTCCACGCCATCACCATCTGTATCTTTTTTCTCTTCGCTCTGCGCTACTTCATCGTCATTGATGGCATCACCTTCTGTGACAGCGTGAGATACACCCTTCGAAAGAAGAATAAAAAAGAAAATAAAACCGCATAGCAAACTAAAAGGAATTTTTCGTTTCATATTTCTTTTCACCTCCCCAACATGAATTTACCAATAACTGACAGTCAGTTATTGGTATCTCCAAAATGCTTATAGTTCTCTATCGGCTTCAATCAAAAAAAGTTGTCTTCTTTAGGTTTTCTGCAAAAATCGATAAACTTCTTTACGGTGGGCTATAAGGAGGATGTCAAGTTTTCGCTTTTTTTGAACGTGAATACAAAAAAGAATTCTATGCATTTGGATTTTTAGTCAGCAGAAAAGAGAAAATGATAAATATAAATCTTTCCGGTATTATTGTCAGCGGATGCTCCCGTATAATAATAAGGATCTGAAATAATAATGTCATTAAACCCATCGCCGTTAATATCCCCTTCATTTCGAGAAGCGGATGCTCCATAGGCGTAAGACTGATCTCCCTCAGGAGGAACAAGTTTGAGATCCGCATACAAAGGAGATTCAAATTTAGACCATTTTCCCGACAATTCAGACGCGCCTAATATGATGAAGGTTTGATTATATCGTTGAAAATCATATCGATGGTTCGTCGGAGATGCCCCTACCAAGAAATCATTATATCCATCATGATTGAGATCTCCAATCGAGGAAAACCACGCTCCAAACATAGGTGTCGTAAGCAAGAGTGGATTATAAATTGTAGATCTAGAATAATCGTTTGCTGGGGTAGCTGATCCGAAGAAAAACTGTAGAGAAGGGCTAAACGCCCAAACATCTTGGAGTGATGGCGCCCCACCAATAAGAATGTCATCCATCTGGTCTCTATTGACATCATTTACAAGAGCGATTCGATGTCCCCCTAGAAAAGAGGTATTCCCAGGAGTAATTATTCCAGTATGCGGTATATTTTTACCCAAAATGAGCCTTACACATTGGTTGTATCCGCCACAGGAAACCAGGAGATCATCCCGGCCATCACCGTCAACGTCCTTCCCTGAAGAAAGGTCACTTCCAAAAAGAGTTGCACCCGCTACACCCTGTATATGAACGTCGGCCCGAGAGATATTTATGTTGCGTGACCAAGTAGAAGAATTCTTTCCGTAAAAAATGTAGACTTTTCCTCTTTTAGAACTCGCAGTAGAGGAATCTCTCCATCCAATTGCTGAGAGAGCAATATCCTCGATGTGGTCAGCATCAAAGTCTCCTACAGCGATGTCGAACCCTAAAAGCCCGTATTCTTGCTCTCCAATCCATGAGACAAAGCGACGCGGGCCACCAGTCAGTGGTCTTCTGAGCACTTCATTTATGGGCAACGAACTCAAGTCCCTACCAAACACCAGATAAACCTTTCCTACCACTGGCTCATTAGGTGCACTATAGCCAGGTTCGCTAATGAGAATTTCGTCCAACCCATCTCCATTGAGATCTTTGACAGGAAGAACCTTCCACCCGAAATAAGTATCTACATCTTCTGCTACCCAAGAAGCATGTTGAATTTGTGTAATGTTTGTATTCAGGCCATAAGATGCCCGGTTTCCAGGAATCAAATAGACTTTCCCTTTATCGTGAGTGGGTATTCTATCTCGGGGAGGTAAATCAATGAATCCCTTCGTTCTCAAATCTTTATCTATTCCCCTCGGAGCTCCCACTAATATTTCATCAAAACCATCTCTATTAAGATCTTGGATGATAGCGATGGAAGTTCCAAATGCAGTATTATTTTCGCCAACAATGGAACTTGCTGGTGTAATATTATTGTGAAAGAAGACTGTCATATCCTCGCCACAAGGTTTTTGATTGGTCAAGGCGTTGTCATAAACACGTAGCCGTATGAAGAGTCTCTGTTGAAGAGTACTGGAAAGAGAGTATAAGGCTTGCTGCCTAACGGCAGTATTATTTCTGGTCAAAAGTTGCCAACTTTCGCCGTCCACACTACTTTCGAGGGTGTAGTAAGCGAACCGTTGACCAGATGCCGTACCTCGTATCTCAGTCGGTGAAGATATGAAATTAAGTGAGCCGAAAAAAGGAACTTCAATCCGAGCTTCACAGCGAGACTGAGATGTTAGTGCCCGATAAGCATTAAGTCTCCCCCAGCCACTTCCCTTGTCCCACCCAACACTCAAGATATCATCGGCATTCATTCTGATTTTTTGGCGTACATTCTCTACAGTCAAAGTTGGATCAGCGGCAAGAAGAAGCCCGACAACCCCTGTAACATGTGGTGTTGCCATGCTGGTGCCGTCAGATTCAATATAATCATGACGAAAACCAAGGTGTCTATTGGACGCTTTCAGCGAGAGAATTGAGGTACCTGGAGCCACTACATCTAACCCCATGCCAATATTCGAAAAATATGTAATTTGATCTTCTGACGTTGATGCCCCTACGGTAATACCCATCTTAAAATGGGCAGGTTCAAACTGGCTTAGTTCTATTCTACCCGTATTGCCCGCTGCTGTTACAACTATTGTCCCCAACGAATTTGCATAAAGCAAGGCATCTCTCATCATCTGCGACGGTTGTTCACCGACAAGGCTTAGGTTGAGAATATCTGCACCGCGATTCACGGCACCTGCGATCCCATTTACAATTGTATCAAGAGGACATTCCATCTCTTCGCCGCATACCTTGATTGCCATCAGACGTGCATGCCACAGCACTCCGGCTATCCCGATTTTATTATTGGTGTGTGCCGCAATTGTACCAGCTATATGAGTTCCGTGCCCCAACTTATTATCATCAAAAGGATCGTTGTCATCATTGAAAAAATCATATCCGACAAGACCAGGCATTGATGGATTTGGATTTTGCCACATGTGTGCCCGTATGTCTGGATGAGTATAATCAATACCGCTATCGACGACAGCGATTGTGAGAGTGTGCCAATTTCCTTGGGAGATTTGCCATGCATTTTCCACATCGATTTTGCGAAGGCCCCATAGATTTCCTGATCTATACAAAGGGTCATCTGGAACAACCGTAGTTTGACTTAAATAGAGATAGTGATTTGTGGAAACTGCTTCGATATTCTTGCTCAATTTAAGTTGTGAGATTAGGTTGGAAAGGGAGATATCTTTATCTCGCAGTGTAATTTTGAAATAACGGTGCAAGTTGGGAATTTCCTGAGTATAAGCTCGAGAGGCGCGAAGATTATAAGATCGGCGCATTTCTTCGAAATGCTGCACCATTTCCTCTCGCGTAGCTCCGAAGCTATCAAAGACTTTTTCCACTTTGGTAAAAGGGTTCTCTTTCATGAAATTTGAAAAAATGGAATCCACTATTTTTTGTGATAAAATTTCTTCTCCTCGATCATGCACAAATTTTATAAGAATCTCCCCCGGAACATAGGCATTGTCCACAGCAGGGATACTACGGTAACTGTTGCTCTCCTTAGCTTGTTCTATGTTTGTAGATCTGCCAGGAAAATTGTTGTTAGTTTTATTGCTCGCGTTGGAACTGCCTCTTGCAGTCGGAACATCTGGTTGAAAAGATTTTCCGGTGAGTTGCGACGTCAATTTTTCTGTAACTGTTTGAAAGGCTGAATTCCCACTTTGCGCTTCGTCGCAGAAAGTGAAGAAAAAGATGAGAATGACTAACAGTAAACTCAGGTAACTCATAAACCTCCTTTTATCAAAAATCGATAAACTTCTTTACGGTGGGCTATAAGGAGGATCATAATTTTTCGTTCATTTCTCTTCACATAATAAACAAGGCGATAATCACCTAAACGATAACGATAGAGATCTGTGTACCCCACAAGTCTTTTCGCAGCCACAGCGAAAGGGTCTCGCCGAATATTTTCAAATACCAACGTAAGTCGATCTCGAATCTCTTTTGGCAACCGCTTCAGATCCTTAAAAAAAGAGGGCTTAAAAAGAAGTTCGTAAGGAAGAGGCGTCATGTTTTAAGACGTCCAACCGCTTTTTTATATTCAGCAAATGAATGCTCACCTGGCTCTGACAATCGTTTTAGCGCCATCTGCACTAAAGCCTCTTCTTCATTGAATTCATCGATTTTTTCTTTGAGAGCATCTTCAACAAGACGACTAATGGTAAGTCCACGCTTTTCACAAAGCTTATCGACTCGATTTTTGAGTGATGTGGAAATTTGAGTTGCCAATGCCGTTTTTCCCATAAATACCTCATTTCTAGTAATTTCAAGTAAATACTATTATTTTTAAGGCAAAAGATCAACGAAGAAATATATTGTGACATTTTAAAAAATTCCGTATGAAGGAGGGATGTCAACGTCCAAAATGCAGACCGCATTTCTCGTGTTTTTTGCCGCTCTCACTCTTCTTTTTCTGGCTCTTTTATGGCCCTTTGCAAAACCGGCTTTTTTGGCATTAACGCTCACCATCGTTTTTGCTCCTTTATACCGTTTTATTCTCCACAAATGTCGATTGCATCGGTATCTGGCGTCGGTTCTGACCACTCTCATCATTGCCGCCTGCGTTCTCATTCCATTGATTGTCCTGGGAACTGTTCTTGTGACGCATGTGGGAAGTTTTCTTCAAAACATCTCATATCAACTCGCGCAGGGTTCTTTTTCTGATGTTTTTCAACCGATCCTTCAAACCCTTTCTCAATGGATCGAACGTTTAACCGGCACAGCCCCATTTCGGGTCGATTTAGAACAGGAAATCTTCAAGGTCCTTCAAGGTTTGGGAAAAAGTATTTACAATTTTTCGCCTCGTGTTTTGCTGACAACCTTTTCAATCATCTTTAATTTTTTTCTGATACTGCTCTTTCTGGTCGTCTTCTTCGCAGAAGGCGTTCAACTTCATAAATGGCTGATGGAAGCATCCCCTCTCTCTTCTCTCCATCTTGAAAAAATGCTGACGGAGATGCGTCTCACGATTACCACCTCGCTTACTGCTTCTCTTCTCATTGCCGTGGTTCAAGGTTCTCTTTTGGGATTAGGGTTTTGGATTGTCGGATTTAATCATCCTTATAGTTGGTGGCCTATCGCCATTATTCTTTCGGTCATCCCCATCATCGGAGCTGTCTCGTGCTATATCACCGCTTCGTTGATTCTTTTAGCAACCGGTCAAACCGAGTGGTCCATTGCTTTTTTTGTGTATGGCGTCGCGATTGTCTCAAGTGTCGATAACATCATTCGTCCCTTTCTCGTTCGAGGAACGACCCGTATTCATCCTGTCTTACTCTTTGTCACGTTGATTGGGGCCGCGAAACTTTTTGGACCGATAGGAATTATCGTAGGACCTGTCTTACTCTCTATTTTTCTTGCTGCTGTTCGTATTTACCGACTCGAATTTGCAGCCGAACGATCTTATTGATTTACCGTTTTTTACTCCGCACTTTATCTTTTTGCAGATGTTGTAGTACGAACAGTCGCACGTAATCGCACTTGCTCTTCGAGATGATGAAAAACATTATG
This window encodes:
- a CDS encoding HslU--HslV peptidase proteolytic subunit; the protein is MFHATTIVCVRRQNHVAMAGDGQVSFGSTVIKHGAKKVRTMLSGKVLAGFAGSSADAFTLFERFEAKLDEHRGNLTRAAVELAKDWRTDRVLRKLEAMMIVADRDKTFTISGNGDVLEPDDDITAVGSGGPYALAAGRALLQHTKLSSREIAHEAMMITSNICIYTNDKITLEEIS
- a CDS encoding tyrosine recombinase XerC; translated protein: MSSKLPSLSEVLLAFSSYIKDERQLSEHTHKNYLADVQQFFAFLKTQGKEKIADIHVDTVRQYLADLLKEKQASSVARKLATLRTFFRYCQRRGWMQENPAKEVATPRIPKRIPKFLTVDEMMLLLDVPDNLTPMGSRDRAILELFYSSGIRVSELVGLNIANIDLSERSLRVLGKGKKERIVPVGQKAADALHLYFEKRSAFTSDRDFKAVFLNRQGGRLSVRSVERMLFKYLKRSGIQKSVTPHVLRHTFATHLLGAGADMRGIQELLGHSSLSTTQKYTHVGIDQMIEVYDKSHPKA